From Candidatus Omnitrophota bacterium, the proteins below share one genomic window:
- a CDS encoding helix-turn-helix domain-containing protein, whose product MKKLVETYTVEEVAEALKLHPYTIRRLSRDGKIPAFKFGGQWRFRKDEIYVWSKKSGKKENR is encoded by the coding sequence ATGAAAAAATTAGTCGAAACTTATACTGTTGAAGAAGTTGCGGAAGCATTAAAACTGCATCCATATACTATACGCCGCCTTAGCCGGGATGGAAAGATTCCGGCTTTTAAATTTGGTGGTCAGTGGCGCTTTCGTAAGGATGAGATTTATGTTTGGTCGAAGAAATCCGGTAAAAAGGAAAATAGATAA
- a CDS encoding antirestriction protein ArdA yields MQTTQTTPKIYVACLAAYNNGFLHGQWIDANKSAEAIHAEIKDILAQSPVGGAEEWAIHDYEGFEGLRLSESEDIETVAEIAAMIKEYGPAWCAYVDHVGLKYATKEGFEEAYSGEWDSEEDFAEDLARDTMEIPKHLEFYIDYEKFARDLFISDYFSAEAEGCKVYVFRQL; encoded by the coding sequence ATGCAAACCACCCAAACAACACCAAAAATCTACGTTGCCTGTTTAGCCGCTTACAATAACGGCTTCTTGCACGGGCAATGGATCGACGCAAATAAATCTGCTGAAGCTATCCATGCTGAAATTAAGGATATTCTGGCACAAAGCCCTGTTGGAGGGGCAGAAGAATGGGCAATACACGATTATGAAGGCTTTGAAGGTCTTCGATTGTCTGAATCTGAAGATATTGAAACAGTCGCAGAAATAGCCGCAATGATTAAAGAATACGGTCCGGCTTGGTGCGCTTATGTCGATCATGTGGGTCTGAAGTACGCCACCAAAGAAGGATTTGAAGAGGCGTACAGCGGTGAATGGGATTCGGAGGAAGACTTTGCCGAAGACTTGGCAAGGGACACGATGGAGATCCCTAAACATCTGGAATTCTACATCGACTATGAGAAGTTTGCCCGTGACCTATTTATCAGCGATTATTTCTCCGCAGAGGCAGAAGGATGCAAGGTCTACGTGTTCCGCCAGCTTTAA